One Gaiella occulta genomic region harbors:
- a CDS encoding heme lyase CcmF/NrfE family subunit produces the protein MAELGRAALVVTLGLALYALVAGVYAGVARRRRFALSARNALIASFASTLVAFGVLAAGFLRRDFSLTYVADHSNRSLSGIYRLSALWGGQEGSLLLWLLILTGYSALALWINRNRAKDLVVWVTPVLAAITVGFAFLLVVVASPFALQVAPLDGAGLNPSLQNPYMMAHPLFLYLGYVGLSVPFAFAMGALLSGRTDERWIVATRRWTLLAWTTLGLGQLFGAHWAYVEVGWGGYYAWDPVENAALMPWLAATAFLHSVMIQEKRGMLKVWNVVLVSLAFCLSLFGTFITRSGVITSVHSFAQSDIGPWFLAFIIIAVAFSVAMIMWRLPLLRSTTRLESLVSREAVFLYNNLLLVALCLTILWGVAWPLLSEAVRGQSVVVGRPYFDFFLRIFGLPLLLLMGIGPLIAWRRASVRGVLRTFTWPGAIAVGTGVVLLFLGAGSSIPGLVAYTFSAFVLAAIGLEFVRGTRARRALSRESWPVALASLLSHNRRRYGGYVVHAAIVLLAIGIAGSSAYDSVSEGRLSRGQALSVGGYTVTYQGLKERDTDHATEVRAQLAVQRDGKSLGLLEAGKNSYKVAGPDPQVSSEVGVRSDYSTGEDLFVIAEQINSDGSVYFRIFVKPLVNLIWLAGIVFVLGSLVALWPDAREERRLVLRYELAGSPVRGR, from the coding sequence ATGGCCGAGCTCGGTCGCGCGGCTCTCGTCGTCACGCTCGGGCTGGCGCTGTACGCGCTCGTCGCGGGCGTCTACGCGGGCGTCGCCCGCCGCCGGCGCTTCGCGCTGTCGGCCCGCAACGCGCTGATCGCCTCGTTCGCGAGCACGCTCGTCGCCTTCGGCGTGCTCGCCGCCGGCTTCCTGCGCCGCGACTTCTCGCTCACCTACGTCGCCGACCACTCGAACCGATCGCTCTCCGGGATCTACCGGCTGTCGGCGCTGTGGGGCGGGCAGGAGGGCTCACTGCTGCTGTGGCTGCTCATCCTCACGGGCTACTCCGCCCTCGCCCTCTGGATCAACCGGAACCGGGCGAAGGACCTCGTGGTCTGGGTCACACCCGTGCTCGCCGCGATCACCGTCGGGTTCGCGTTCCTGCTCGTCGTCGTCGCGAGCCCGTTCGCGCTGCAGGTTGCCCCGCTCGACGGCGCCGGCCTCAACCCGAGCCTGCAGAACCCGTACATGATGGCCCACCCGCTGTTCCTCTATCTCGGCTACGTCGGCCTCTCGGTGCCGTTCGCGTTCGCCATGGGGGCGCTGCTGTCCGGACGAACCGACGAGCGCTGGATCGTCGCCACGCGCCGCTGGACGCTGCTCGCATGGACGACGCTCGGCCTCGGCCAGCTGTTCGGCGCCCACTGGGCGTACGTCGAGGTGGGCTGGGGTGGCTACTACGCGTGGGATCCCGTCGAGAACGCCGCTCTCATGCCCTGGCTCGCCGCGACCGCATTCCTCCACTCCGTCATGATCCAGGAGAAGCGCGGCATGCTGAAGGTGTGGAACGTCGTGCTCGTGTCGCTCGCGTTCTGCCTGTCGCTCTTCGGCACCTTCATCACCCGCTCGGGCGTCATCACCTCCGTCCACTCGTTCGCGCAGAGCGACATCGGGCCCTGGTTCCTGGCCTTCATCATCATCGCGGTCGCCTTCTCCGTCGCCATGATCATGTGGCGGCTGCCGCTGTTGCGCTCGACGACGAGGCTCGAGTCGCTCGTCTCGCGCGAGGCGGTCTTCCTCTACAACAACCTGCTGCTCGTGGCGCTGTGCCTCACGATCCTGTGGGGCGTCGCCTGGCCGCTCCTGTCGGAGGCGGTGCGCGGACAGTCGGTGGTCGTCGGCCGGCCCTACTTCGACTTCTTCCTCCGTATCTTCGGGCTGCCGCTGCTGCTGCTGATGGGCATCGGCCCCCTGATCGCGTGGCGGCGCGCGTCCGTCCGCGGGGTGCTGCGCACCTTCACGTGGCCGGGGGCGATCGCGGTCGGGACGGGCGTCGTCCTGCTCTTCCTCGGCGCGGGCTCGTCGATCCCCGGCCTCGTCGCCTACACGTTCTCCGCCTTCGTGCTGGCGGCGATCGGGCTCGAGTTCGTCCGCGGCACGCGGGCCCGGCGCGCCCTCTCGCGCGAGTCGTGGCCGGTCGCGCTCGCCTCGTTGCTGTCCCACAACCGGCGCCGCTACGGCGGCTACGTCGTCCACGCCGCGATCGTGCTGCTGGCTATCGGCATCGCCGGGTCGAGCGCCTACGACTCCGTCAGCGAAGGCAGGCTCTCGCGCGGCCAGGCGCTCTCGGTCGGCGGGTACACGGTCACCTACCAGGGGCTGAAGGAGCGTGACACCGATCACGCCACCGAGGTTCGCGCGCAGCTTGCGGTGCAGCGCGACGGCAAGAGCCTCGGGCTGCTCGAGGCCGGCAAGAACTCGTACAAGGTCGCCGGTCCCGACCCGCAGGTGTCGTCCGAGGTGGGGGTCCGCAGCGACTACTCGACCGGGGAGGATCTGTTCGTGATCGCCGAGCAGATCAACAGCGACGGCAGCGTGTACTTCCGCATCTTCGTGAAGCCGCTCGTCAATCTCATCTGGCTCGCGGGAATCGTCTTCGTGCTCGGATCCCTCGTCGCGCTGTGGCCCGACGCCCGCGAGGAGCGCCGTCTCGTGCTCCGCTACGAGCTGGCCGGCAGCCCCGTCCGCGGCCGGTGA
- a CDS encoding cytochrome c maturation protein CcmE: protein MTRKRSPARLVIALSIAAVLAVFLLYTSIAGGGTPSLKPSQLGSQTGEVSLSGLVVGPVTGDAHAAGLRFRLRDVGSSANGKTVAVLYTGSVPDLFKVGRVLVVSGRFENGTFVAKRDSMVTKCPSKYSAAKPANG from the coding sequence GTGACCAGGAAGCGCTCCCCGGCGCGTCTCGTCATCGCCCTTTCGATCGCGGCGGTGCTCGCCGTCTTCCTTCTCTACACGTCCATCGCGGGCGGCGGCACGCCGTCGCTGAAGCCGAGCCAGCTCGGATCGCAGACGGGTGAGGTGTCGCTGTCCGGCCTCGTCGTCGGCCCCGTCACGGGCGACGCCCACGCGGCAGGCTTGCGCTTCCGCCTCAGGGACGTCGGGAGCAGCGCCAACGGCAAGACCGTCGCCGTGCTGTACACGGGATCGGTGCCCGACCTGTTCAAGGTCGGCCGCGTCCTCGTCGTCAGCGGGCGCTTCGAGAACGGCACCTTCGTCGCCAAGCGCGACTCGATGGTGACGAAGTGCCCGTCCAAGTACTCGGCCGCCAAGCCGGCGAACGGGTAG
- a CDS encoding RelA/SpoT family protein produces the protein MTVVDADRHHEDLVGELIASVETYNPGVDRDLIRRAFEYAERAHRGQVRRSGEGFINHPWGVAQICAELHLDEQTIAAALLHDVVEDTATGLDDLRAEFGPEIAQLVEGVTKLTRITFQSREQAEAENYRKMIVAMAQDVRVILIKLADRLHNMRTIEYLGKQKQVQKAKETLEVYAPLAHRLGIHAVKWELEDLSFGILHPRKYAEIKAMVADRRADREAQVERAAQQLQSELEKTDIPADISGRAKHFYSIYDKMAKKGREFNEIYDLTAMRVIVERGGDEGTRDCYGALGIIHSLWKPMPGRFKDFVAMPKLNRYRSLHTTVIGPNGTPLEIQVRTREMHEEAEYGIAAHWLYKRGRAAKGDDEWVAWVKTLMDWQGEEQDAAEYMKTLRTDLFDDEVYVFTPKGEVKTLPSGGTPIDFAYAVHTDVGHKTVGAKVNGRIVPLHYKLKNGDFVEILTSKSGRGPSRDWMSLAASSRARSRIRQWFQRETKGETEAKGREALDQALKAQNLPYRKLQGSAVLAQVIRDLGFKKAEDFYLAVGSGKLGTGQVVNKVLQRLKTEEVAEEPAVTLKPAKARSTVAGDSLGIVVQGVQDVLVRLAKCCTPVPGDEILGYISLGRGITIHRADCPNVKALMRNPERFTPVEWEGSAKTSFRVQIAVEAWDRARLLEDVARTFSEHGANIVAYGGTVEDGMAKNWYAAELGDVNDLRSLLSALRHLDAVFDAYRVTPN, from the coding sequence ATGACCGTCGTCGACGCGGATCGCCATCACGAGGACCTCGTCGGCGAGCTGATCGCGAGCGTCGAGACGTACAACCCCGGCGTCGACCGCGATCTCATCCGGCGCGCCTTCGAGTACGCCGAGCGGGCGCACCGGGGGCAGGTGCGCCGCTCCGGCGAGGGCTTCATCAACCATCCGTGGGGCGTCGCGCAGATCTGCGCCGAGCTGCATCTCGACGAGCAGACGATCGCCGCCGCGCTGCTGCACGACGTCGTCGAGGACACCGCCACCGGGCTCGACGATCTGCGCGCGGAGTTCGGGCCGGAGATCGCCCAGCTCGTCGAGGGCGTCACGAAGCTGACCCGTATCACGTTCCAGAGCCGCGAGCAGGCGGAGGCGGAGAACTACCGCAAGATGATCGTGGCGATGGCGCAGGACGTGCGCGTGATCCTGATCAAGCTCGCGGATCGCCTCCACAACATGCGCACGATCGAATACCTCGGCAAGCAGAAGCAGGTGCAGAAGGCGAAGGAGACGCTCGAGGTCTACGCGCCGCTCGCGCACCGCCTCGGCATCCACGCCGTCAAGTGGGAGCTCGAGGACCTGTCGTTCGGGATCCTGCACCCGCGCAAGTACGCCGAGATCAAGGCGATGGTGGCCGACCGGCGCGCCGACCGCGAGGCGCAGGTGGAGCGCGCCGCACAGCAGCTGCAGTCGGAGCTCGAGAAGACCGACATCCCGGCGGACATCTCCGGCCGCGCGAAGCACTTCTACTCCATCTACGACAAGATGGCGAAGAAGGGTCGCGAGTTCAACGAGATCTACGACCTCACCGCGATGCGCGTGATCGTGGAGCGTGGCGGAGACGAGGGCACGCGCGACTGCTACGGCGCGCTCGGGATCATCCACTCGCTGTGGAAGCCGATGCCCGGCCGGTTCAAGGACTTCGTCGCGATGCCGAAGCTGAACCGCTACCGGTCGCTGCACACGACCGTGATCGGGCCGAACGGCACGCCGCTCGAGATCCAGGTGCGCACGCGGGAGATGCACGAGGAGGCCGAGTACGGCATCGCCGCCCACTGGCTCTACAAGCGCGGCCGTGCCGCGAAGGGCGACGACGAGTGGGTGGCATGGGTGAAGACGCTGATGGACTGGCAGGGCGAGGAGCAGGACGCCGCCGAGTACATGAAGACGCTCCGCACCGACCTCTTCGACGACGAGGTGTACGTGTTCACGCCGAAGGGAGAGGTGAAGACGCTCCCGTCGGGCGGCACGCCGATCGACTTCGCCTACGCCGTGCACACCGACGTCGGCCACAAGACGGTCGGCGCCAAGGTGAACGGGCGCATCGTGCCGCTCCACTACAAGCTCAAGAACGGCGACTTCGTCGAGATCCTCACCTCGAAGTCGGGTCGCGGCCCGTCCCGCGACTGGATGTCGCTCGCCGCCTCCTCGCGGGCGCGCAGCAGGATCCGCCAGTGGTTCCAGCGGGAGACGAAGGGCGAGACGGAGGCGAAGGGCCGCGAGGCGCTCGATCAGGCCCTGAAGGCGCAGAACCTCCCTTACCGGAAGCTGCAGGGCTCCGCCGTGCTCGCACAGGTGATACGCGACCTCGGGTTCAAGAAGGCCGAGGACTTCTACCTCGCCGTCGGCTCCGGCAAGCTCGGCACCGGCCAGGTCGTGAACAAGGTGCTGCAGCGCCTGAAGACGGAAGAGGTGGCCGAGGAGCCGGCCGTCACGCTCAAGCCGGCGAAGGCCCGCTCGACGGTCGCGGGCGACAGCCTCGGCATCGTCGTGCAGGGAGTCCAGGACGTGCTCGTGCGGCTCGCCAAGTGCTGCACCCCGGTGCCGGGCGACGAGATCCTCGGCTACATCTCGCTCGGGCGCGGGATCACGATCCACCGCGCCGACTGCCCGAACGTGAAGGCGCTGATGCGCAACCCGGAGCGGTTCACGCCCGTCGAGTGGGAGGGCAGCGCGAAGACGAGCTTCCGCGTCCAGATCGCGGTGGAGGCGTGGGATCGCGCGCGGCTGCTCGAGGACGTGGCCCGCACCTTCTCCGAGCACGGCGCCAACATCGTCGCCTACGGGGGCACCGTCGAGGACGGGATGGCGAAGAACTGGTACGCGGCCGAGCTCGGCGACGTCAACGACCTGCGCTCGCTGCTGTCGGCGCTGCGGCATCTGGACGCGGTGTTCGACGCCTACCGCGTGACGCCGAACTGA
- the ruvA gene encoding Holliday junction branch migration protein RuvA — translation MIARLRGIPAGRSADGLVLDVGGVGYLVAATPSVLRRAEAGAEVTVETYLHVREDTMQLYGFADASERELFTHLLTVAGIGPKVALAVVSGSPAAELRRAIALGDHARFQAIPGIGRKTAERIVLELREKIGVETDAAVSAAAGTSTHLVARDALVELGYSLHEAEQALAGIDPGLPAEERIRQALRAAVA, via the coding sequence GTGATCGCCCGCCTGCGCGGCATCCCCGCGGGGCGCAGCGCCGACGGGCTCGTGCTCGACGTCGGCGGTGTCGGCTACCTCGTCGCCGCGACGCCGTCGGTGCTGCGACGGGCCGAAGCCGGGGCGGAGGTGACCGTCGAGACCTACCTGCACGTGCGCGAGGACACGATGCAGCTGTACGGGTTCGCGGACGCCTCGGAGCGCGAGCTGTTCACGCACCTGCTCACCGTCGCCGGCATCGGCCCGAAGGTCGCGCTCGCCGTCGTGTCGGGCTCGCCCGCCGCCGAGCTGCGCCGCGCGATCGCGCTCGGCGACCATGCGCGCTTCCAGGCGATCCCCGGCATCGGCAGGAAGACCGCCGAGCGCATCGTGCTCGAGCTGCGGGAGAAGATCGGCGTCGAGACGGACGCCGCCGTCTCGGCGGCGGCGGGCACGTCGACCCATCTCGTCGCGCGCGACGCGCTCGTCGAGCTCGGCTACTCGCTCCACGAGGCCGAGCAGGCACTCGCCGGCATCGATCCCGGTCTACCCGCCGAGGAGCGGATCCGGCAGGCGTTGCGGGCGGCCGTGGCATGA
- a CDS encoding acyl-CoA thioesterase encodes MGGAPELGRVSGRRPPFKYSALTRVWFSDTDAQGVVYYGRYLPYFDHARTEYHRHLGTLSVAGAEFVMRASAVEYHAPARFDDLLECFVRISRLGHTSVTYDCAAYRLPDDVLMVTATQTLVLVDPVARRPTPIPESARAPIRAFEGVDLAE; translated from the coding sequence ATGGGCGGCGCACCCGAGCTCGGGCGGGTCAGCGGACGGCGGCCGCCGTTCAAGTACTCGGCGCTCACGCGCGTGTGGTTCTCCGACACCGACGCGCAGGGCGTCGTCTACTACGGGCGCTACCTGCCCTACTTCGACCACGCCCGCACCGAGTACCACCGGCACCTCGGCACGCTCTCGGTCGCGGGAGCCGAGTTCGTGATGCGGGCCTCCGCCGTCGAGTACCACGCGCCGGCACGTTTCGACGATCTGCTGGAGTGCTTCGTGCGCATCAGCAGGCTCGGACACACGAGCGTCACCTACGACTGCGCCGCGTACCGGCTGCCGGACGACGTGCTGATGGTGACCGCGACGCAGACGCTCGTGCTCGTCGACCCGGTGGCGCGGCGTCCGACGCCGATCCCGGAGAGCGCGCGCGCGCCGATCCGCGCCTTCGAGGGGGTCGATCTGGCGGAATGA
- the ruvB gene encoding Holliday junction branch migration DNA helicase RuvB, whose product MSQFLAPDLRPEDEEIERSLRPRRLDDFVGQERIKEQLQIALDAAKARGEALDHVLLAGPPGLGKTTLAQIVREELGVGMRTVAGPALEKKDIAAILTAIEPRDVLFVDEIHRLNRAAEEILYPALEDFRLDIIFGQGAAARALTIDLPPFTLVGATTRSGLLTTPLRDRFGMTFRLGYYEPAQLGTIVRRSARILGVEIADDAADEISLRSRGTPRIANRILRRVRDVAEVRHAGVITTRVAREALELLEVDVEGLERIDRELLEAVAHKFGGGPVGLSTLAVALGEEQDTIEDVYEPYLLQLGFLQRTPRGRVITELGRAHVGATRTDGSLF is encoded by the coding sequence ATGAGCCAGTTCCTCGCACCCGACCTGCGGCCCGAGGACGAGGAGATCGAGCGCTCGCTGCGCCCGCGGCGCCTCGACGACTTCGTCGGCCAGGAGCGCATCAAGGAGCAGCTGCAGATCGCGCTCGATGCCGCCAAGGCGCGCGGGGAGGCCCTCGACCACGTGCTGCTCGCCGGCCCGCCCGGGCTCGGCAAGACGACGCTCGCCCAGATCGTCCGCGAGGAGCTCGGCGTCGGGATGCGCACCGTCGCGGGCCCGGCGCTCGAGAAGAAGGACATCGCCGCCATCCTGACTGCGATCGAGCCGCGCGACGTGCTCTTCGTGGACGAGATCCACCGGCTCAACCGGGCCGCCGAGGAGATCCTCTACCCGGCCCTCGAAGACTTCCGCCTCGACATCATCTTCGGCCAGGGGGCCGCGGCGCGCGCGCTCACGATCGACCTGCCGCCGTTCACCCTCGTCGGTGCCACGACGCGTAGCGGGCTGCTCACGACGCCGCTGCGCGACCGCTTCGGGATGACGTTCCGGCTCGGCTACTACGAGCCCGCGCAGCTCGGCACGATCGTGCGCCGCTCGGCGCGGATCCTCGGCGTGGAGATCGCGGACGACGCGGCCGACGAGATCTCCCTGCGCTCGCGCGGCACGCCGCGGATCGCGAACCGCATCCTGCGGCGCGTGCGCGACGTCGCCGAGGTGCGGCACGCCGGGGTGATCACGACGCGGGTCGCGCGCGAGGCGCTCGAGCTGCTCGAGGTCGACGTCGAGGGCCTCGAGCGCATCGACCGCGAGCTGCTCGAGGCGGTCGCGCACAAGTTCGGCGGCGGACCCGTGGGGCTCTCGACGCTCGCCGTCGCCCTCGGCGAGGAGCAGGACACGATCGAGGACGTCTACGAGCCGTACCTGCTCCAGCTCGGCTTCCTGCAGCGCACTCCGCGGGGCCGCGTCATCACCGAGCTCGGCCGCGCGCACGTGGGGGCGACGAGGACCGACGGGAGCCTGTTCTGA
- a CDS encoding sugar phosphate isomerase/epimerase family protein, whose protein sequence is MGRIRVGPARIPDRESPEAAVELLLARGYDACEIDFEGGFWMDYPWAERLGEAARARDVALSLHAPLFGFMGHLEASGKKFSSAVGALDRSAGIAAASGAEVVVFHPGFLLGRSREDAIRSVVEQLGALRERLEGKGRAVPFGVEVMGRVRDLGSLDDVVEISRRTGWVRPVLDFAHMHATSDGAYLEAPLFADALEAVDEVLAPGAPFHIHFSDIAYANRNEKHHLPYGEGTLRAEPLRAALDRFDRPATVISESPDEASSQAIRVVLAG, encoded by the coding sequence ATGGGACGAATCCGCGTCGGTCCGGCCCGCATACCCGACCGCGAGAGCCCCGAGGCGGCGGTCGAGCTGCTGCTCGCGCGCGGCTACGACGCATGCGAGATCGATTTCGAGGGCGGCTTCTGGATGGACTACCCGTGGGCCGAGCGGCTCGGCGAGGCGGCACGCGCCCGCGACGTGGCGCTGTCGCTGCACGCGCCGCTGTTCGGCTTCATGGGCCACCTGGAGGCGAGCGGGAAGAAGTTCTCGTCAGCCGTCGGCGCGCTCGATCGCAGCGCCGGCATCGCCGCGGCGAGCGGCGCCGAGGTGGTCGTGTTCCACCCCGGCTTCCTGCTCGGCCGCTCGCGCGAGGACGCGATCCGGTCGGTCGTCGAGCAGCTCGGCGCGCTGCGCGAGCGGCTCGAGGGCAAAGGGCGGGCGGTGCCGTTCGGCGTCGAGGTGATGGGACGGGTGCGCGACCTCGGCTCGCTCGACGACGTCGTCGAGATCTCCCGGCGCACCGGCTGGGTGCGGCCCGTGCTCGACTTCGCGCACATGCATGCGACGAGCGACGGCGCCTACCTCGAGGCCCCCCTGTTCGCCGACGCGCTGGAGGCGGTCGACGAGGTGCTGGCGCCGGGCGCGCCGTTCCATATCCACTTCTCGGACATCGCCTATGCGAACCGCAACGAGAAGCACCACCTGCCCTACGGCGAGGGAACGTTACGGGCGGAGCCGCTGCGCGCGGCGCTCGATCGCTTCGACCGCCCTGCGACGGTGATCTCGGAGTCGCCGGACGAGGCGTCGAGCCAGGCGATCCGGGTCGTGCTCGCCGGGTAG
- a CDS encoding phosphomannomutase/phosphoglucomutase, giving the protein MLDPRVFKAYDVRGLYGSELDEEGAYAIGRAYVEHFEPRAIAVGRDMRLSAPAMAAAVIEGAADGGADVLDIGMVGTEMVYYAVGELGLEGGICVTASHNPKQYTGMKIVRRGALPVGGDSGLDDIRGRAQAGFGPVSRRGEIRTEDVWPGFVDKVLSFVDVDAIRPLRVVIDAANGMAGAMLPPVLERLPQLDVVRCFFEPDGAFPNHEPNPLLPENRAFIVERTRCEEADLGVAYDGDADRCFFVDDTGEFIPGDFVTALLAESVLAKNPGGTVLYDVRASWAVPRTIAAAGGTALVNRVGHAFIKHRMRKENAVFAGEVSAHYYFRDFTQADTGVVPFLLMLELVSRGRAKLSEILAPLRSQYFITGEINTPVADVALKLQEIKERYASQGGRISHLDGISVDFDDWHFNVRPSNTEPLLRLNLEALSERKMVEKRDELVALIRG; this is encoded by the coding sequence ATGCTCGACCCCAGGGTCTTCAAGGCGTACGACGTGCGCGGCCTCTACGGCTCCGAGCTCGACGAGGAGGGCGCCTACGCGATCGGGCGCGCCTACGTCGAGCACTTCGAGCCGCGCGCGATCGCCGTCGGGCGGGACATGCGCCTGTCCGCGCCGGCCATGGCCGCCGCGGTGATCGAAGGCGCCGCCGACGGCGGCGCCGACGTGCTCGACATCGGCATGGTCGGCACCGAGATGGTCTACTACGCCGTCGGCGAGCTCGGGCTCGAGGGCGGCATCTGCGTGACGGCCTCCCACAACCCGAAGCAGTACACCGGGATGAAGATCGTGCGCCGCGGCGCCCTTCCCGTGGGCGGCGACTCGGGCCTCGACGACATCCGCGGCCGCGCCCAGGCGGGCTTCGGCCCGGTGTCGCGCCGGGGCGAGATCCGCACGGAGGACGTGTGGCCCGGGTTCGTCGACAAGGTGCTCTCGTTCGTCGACGTCGACGCGATCAGGCCGCTGCGCGTCGTCATCGACGCGGCGAACGGCATGGCCGGCGCGATGCTGCCCCCCGTGCTCGAGCGCCTGCCCCAGCTCGACGTGGTGCGGTGCTTCTTCGAGCCCGACGGTGCGTTCCCCAATCACGAGCCGAACCCGCTTTTGCCCGAGAACCGCGCCTTCATCGTCGAGAGGACACGCTGCGAGGAAGCCGATCTCGGCGTCGCCTACGACGGGGACGCCGACCGCTGCTTCTTCGTGGACGACACGGGGGAGTTCATTCCGGGTGACTTCGTCACGGCGTTGCTGGCCGAGAGCGTGCTCGCGAAGAACCCGGGCGGCACCGTGCTCTACGACGTCCGCGCGAGCTGGGCGGTGCCGCGCACGATCGCCGCCGCAGGCGGCACGGCGCTCGTCAACCGGGTCGGCCACGCGTTCATCAAGCACCGGATGCGCAAGGAGAACGCCGTCTTCGCAGGCGAGGTGTCCGCCCACTACTACTTCCGCGACTTCACCCAGGCCGACACGGGCGTGGTGCCGTTCCTGCTCATGCTCGAGCTCGTCTCGCGCGGGCGCGCGAAGCTGTCCGAGATCCTGGCGCCGTTGCGCTCGCAGTACTTCATCACCGGCGAGATCAACACGCCGGTGGCGGACGTGGCGCTGAAGCTGCAGGAGATCAAGGAGCGCTATGCCTCGCAGGGAGGTCGCATCTCGCATCTGGACGGCATCTCCGTCGACTTCGACGACTGGCACTTCAACGTGCGGCCCTCGAACACCGAGCCGCTGCTGCGACTCAACCTCGAGGCGCTGTCCGAGCGGAAGATGGTGGAGAAGCGCGACGAGCTCGTGGCGCTGATCCGCGGCTGA
- the recJ gene encoding single-stranded-DNA-specific exonuclease RecJ codes for MAGSWTIAPVALDEVARLASELGVSETLAAVLVRRGFGDPGDARAFLEPEGVCHDPLLLGDMEAAVSRLRQALERGERICVHGDYDVDGICATALAVLTLRELGADVRWHLPSRFEEGYGVSRATIARLADEGVDLVLTVDCGITAVAEVADAAARGLDVIVSDHHRPGDNLPACPIVATRPSAYPFPELCGTGVVHKLAQALLGPGHAALARHLDLVALATIADVVPLVDENRALATAGLRTLARTQKPGLQALMRAARVDPATIDATAVGFRLAPRINAAGRLGRPDVALHLVLTDDRREADLLAAELETLNRDRQAVEDRILRQAIAQVESWPDEKRRQRGYVLWGEDWHEGVIGIVASRLVERFGRPIVMIAGGGEEWKGSGRSISRFDLHGALAACAGLLERFGGHRAAAGLSIRPEQVGPFAEAFSAHADAELADADLEPVTRVDAVVPASALTLDLARELDRLAPFGLGNPDVMLLVASCEAVDAATVGEGRHLRFRVRQHGRDGGSAIAFGFGAQLDRIQGDARYDLAFRLKENRWNGTSAPQLVVRRVFDAPSAYEELRAWLASMWRAGEAAWTPEARRIFAELDLASAPGRRELLESETFRALLAHGAPLTLPRAA; via the coding sequence ATGGCAGGAAGCTGGACGATCGCGCCGGTCGCGCTGGACGAGGTCGCCCGCCTGGCCTCCGAGCTCGGCGTGTCGGAGACGCTGGCGGCGGTGCTCGTGCGTCGCGGCTTCGGCGATCCGGGCGACGCGCGTGCGTTCCTCGAGCCGGAGGGCGTCTGCCACGACCCGCTGCTGCTCGGGGACATGGAGGCCGCGGTGAGCCGCCTGCGGCAGGCGCTGGAGCGTGGCGAGCGCATCTGCGTGCACGGCGACTACGACGTCGACGGGATCTGCGCCACGGCGCTCGCCGTGCTGACGCTGCGCGAGCTCGGCGCCGACGTCCGCTGGCACCTGCCGAGCCGGTTCGAAGAGGGATACGGCGTCTCGCGCGCCACGATCGCCCGCCTCGCCGACGAGGGCGTCGACCTCGTCCTCACCGTCGACTGCGGCATCACCGCGGTGGCAGAGGTGGCCGACGCCGCCGCCCGCGGGCTCGACGTGATCGTCAGCGACCACCACCGGCCCGGCGACAACCTGCCTGCCTGCCCGATCGTCGCGACCCGGCCCTCCGCGTATCCGTTCCCCGAGCTGTGCGGCACAGGTGTCGTCCACAAGCTCGCGCAGGCCCTGCTCGGGCCCGGTCACGCGGCGCTCGCGCGGCACCTCGACCTCGTCGCGCTCGCGACGATCGCCGACGTGGTGCCGCTCGTGGACGAGAACCGCGCGCTCGCGACGGCCGGCCTGAGGACCCTCGCGCGCACGCAGAAGCCGGGCCTGCAGGCGCTCATGCGCGCCGCCCGGGTCGATCCGGCGACGATCGACGCGACCGCGGTCGGGTTCAGGCTCGCGCCGCGCATCAACGCCGCCGGCCGTCTCGGGCGTCCCGACGTCGCCCTCCACCTCGTGCTCACCGACGACCGGCGCGAGGCGGACCTGCTCGCCGCCGAGCTGGAGACGCTCAACCGCGACCGCCAGGCGGTCGAGGACAGGATTCTGCGCCAGGCGATCGCGCAGGTGGAGAGCTGGCCGGACGAGAAGCGCCGGCAGCGCGGGTACGTCCTCTGGGGCGAGGACTGGCACGAAGGAGTGATCGGCATCGTCGCCTCGCGGCTCGTCGAGCGCTTCGGCCGGCCGATCGTGATGATCGCGGGCGGCGGCGAGGAGTGGAAGGGATCGGGCCGCTCGATCTCGCGCTTCGACCTCCACGGCGCTCTTGCCGCCTGCGCCGGGCTGCTCGAGCGCTTCGGTGGGCACCGTGCCGCCGCCGGCCTCTCCATCAGGCCCGAGCAGGTCGGGCCGTTCGCGGAAGCGTTCTCCGCGCACGCCGACGCCGAGCTCGCCGATGCCGATCTCGAGCCGGTCACCCGGGTCGACGCCGTCGTCCCCGCCTCCGCCCTCACCCTCGACCTCGCACGCGAGCTCGACCGGCTCGCGCCGTTCGGCCTCGGGAACCCCGACGTCATGCTCCTCGTGGCGAGCTGCGAGGCCGTCGACGCCGCCACCGTCGGCGAGGGCAGGCACCTCCGCTTCCGCGTGCGCCAGCACGGGCGCGACGGCGGCAGCGCGATCGCATTCGGCTTCGGCGCCCAGCTCGACCGCATACAGGGCGATGCCCGCTACGACCTCGCCTTCCGCCTCAAGGAGAACCGGTGGAACGGCACCTCGGCGCCCCAGCTCGTCGTGCGACGTGTGTTCGACGCGCCTTCCGCCTACGAGGAGCTGCGCGCCTGGCTCGCCTCGATGTGGCGGGCCGGCGAGGCCGCGTGGACGCCGGAAGCACGCCGTATCTTCGCCGAGCTCGACCTCGCCTCCGCGCCGGGCAGGCGCGAGCTGCTCGAGTCCGAGACGTTCCGGGCGCTCCTCGCCCACGGGGCGCCGCTGACGCTGCCCCGGGCCGCCTGA